The DNA region TGTCCGGTTGTACGTCCACGAGTAGCACCCGCTGCCCTACGAGCACCCTAACGTAGTCTCGGGCTGTGATCGCGAGCGAGTATTCGATGTCGCACCGCGCCCGGCTCTCGGGCGTGTCGATCCCCCTGAGTCGCACGTTGCCCGTCCATTGCAGGTCCGGTCACAGGTCGGCCACGACGGCGAGTGTGTCGCCGTCGTAGGCGCCGGTGATCGTAGCCGCGACCTGCGGGCCAGAGTTGTCGTGGAAGGAAAGCGACTGCGCCGACGCCACAATGGGGCACAGCACGAGCCACAGCGGCCTGATATTCATCTGACGATCAGATCCGCCGGGTCGCTGAGAGATTCCGGGAGCACTATGAACTCCCGCGTTCTGGCGTTGATGCTGTCC from Gemmatimonadota bacterium includes:
- a CDS encoding thermonuclease family protein translates to MRLRGIDTPESRARCDIEYSLAITARDYVRVLVGQRVLLVDVQPDKHAGRLVANVTLANGLDLSEHLLSLGYARAYEGASRDVVR